A DNA window from Microcystis aeruginosa NIES-843 contains the following coding sequences:
- a CDS encoding PEP-CTERM sorting domain-containing protein, translating into MKKLAYSLLPLGITFGLCLNIAPASAGFIVREVIPDAALSIDGFGSTSNNGVIKANIPTGSTIQRAYLYAASVWKNPVNGVNFHGNALSVGSGITLAPQWDNKATTVLWDVTDIIKSSVTGGLQNFNIVEEGQNDGAVLVVAYSNSSTRGLTSVILDGERSTGGDTSQFDFASPYTGGDFLVSLASSYSSQPSDQATEIDVTTNSTNDRRLTSSAGGADDRTPGESSENGNLITVGGIGDNPTNPSPFDSPSLGPRIDDEYYNLALGNSANSAPFISPGDTFLRLKTVNQSHDDNVFGMFITSGFKITATPVPEPSMTLGIFGIGAIGALISRRGKKS; encoded by the coding sequence ATGAAAAAACTTGCTTATTCATTGCTCCCCCTAGGGATTACTTTTGGACTTTGCCTAAACATTGCCCCTGCTTCCGCTGGTTTCATAGTACGAGAAGTCATTCCCGACGCTGCTCTTTCTATTGACGGCTTCGGAAGCACCTCCAACAACGGAGTTATTAAAGCCAATATACCCACAGGTTCTACTATTCAGAGGGCTTATCTCTATGCCGCTTCCGTCTGGAAGAACCCAGTTAACGGAGTAAATTTTCATGGGAATGCACTTTCCGTGGGTTCGGGAATTACTCTTGCTCCCCAATGGGACAACAAGGCTACTACTGTTCTTTGGGATGTTACTGATATCATCAAGTCCAGTGTTACGGGAGGACTCCAAAACTTTAATATCGTTGAGGAGGGGCAGAATGATGGTGCGGTTCTTGTCGTTGCCTATAGCAATTCTTCTACCCGAGGTTTGACCTCCGTTATCTTAGACGGGGAACGGTCCACCGGGGGAGACACAAGTCAGTTTGATTTTGCCAGTCCTTACACTGGGGGAGATTTTCTGGTTTCACTCGCCTCTAGTTACAGCAGTCAACCGAGTGATCAAGCCACTGAGATTGACGTAACCACTAATTCGACCAATGATCGACGTTTGACCAGTAGCGCAGGAGGGGCGGATGACCGCACTCCTGGTGAGTCCTCAGAAAATGGAAACTTAATAACTGTTGGGGGAATAGGTGATAACCCTACTAACCCCAGCCCATTCGATTCCCCCTCCCTTGGACCGCGAATCGATGATGAATACTATAATCTCGCTCTTGGCAACAGCGCTAATTCTGCCCCTTTTATCTCACCGGGAGATACCTTCCTGCGCTTAAAAACAGTGAACCAAAGCCATGATGATAACGTTTTCGGAATGTTTATCACCAGTGGATTTAAGATCACTGCCACTCCCGTCCCCGAGCCATCCATGACACTGGGCATTTTTGGTATCGGTGCTATCGGAGCCTTAATATCTCGTCGTGGTAAAAAATCCTAA
- a CDS encoding phosphodiester glycosidase family protein produces the protein MQLNYLNLSSICVTVTSLIILGSPAISLADHRSPITLASRDLSNQQQGRTIILNGRSLSVPWRQWTAANNTRIAMGDTGARQLFGMDFLSTNDPKKQPINWFNLQTLSANLINSDRWLDVTDILLTMGATTTINGDSLTINFAAPQMQDIQLENYGAVQRIIIQLDRPTFWQVSQAKNQAVITLEGNAQQSLISRFQPQTISNSNQNNDEDDLGNSNNNLPTQITSLENNGVISRLKINLPTAYGLQISSVDNPPRIIIDSRPDAMDEKRIVWQPGLIWNQKYIQLDQDWFPVTWLEIDPRNPQITIKPITANSTSMRGTNPLITINSESNAVAMINGGFFNRNNQLPLGAIRVDGKWLSGPILNRGAIAWDNRGKIRIDRLSLEETLITATGQRFPLTQLNSAFLTAGCSRYTRDWGSNYHPLTERETGLVVQGDRVTEKLNNLFPQDSIKIPENGYLVICRKTDISLNIGERVNLDSVTLPGDFANYPQILGAGPLLLQNGRIVLDGNAEKFSPAFQNQQASRSAIAVSREGKILLVAIHNRVGGRGATLGELARILLLMAAKDGLNLDGGSSTGIALAGYLLDRSAVTAAKVHNGIGIFLSPSP, from the coding sequence ATGCAGTTAAATTATCTGAATTTATCATCTATCTGTGTAACGGTAACTTCCTTGATAATTCTTGGCAGTCCAGCTATATCTTTAGCCGATCATAGATCACCAATAACTTTAGCTTCTAGGGATTTATCGAACCAGCAACAGGGACGAACAATTATTCTTAATGGTCGTTCTTTGTCCGTACCTTGGCGACAGTGGACAGCAGCAAATAATACCAGAATCGCCATGGGTGACACGGGAGCAAGACAATTATTCGGCATGGATTTTCTTAGCACAAATGATCCGAAAAAGCAACCGATCAACTGGTTTAATTTACAAACTTTATCAGCTAATTTGATCAATTCCGATCGCTGGCTAGACGTTACGGATATTTTACTAACCATGGGGGCAACAACCACTATTAATGGCGATAGTTTAACTATTAACTTTGCTGCTCCCCAGATGCAAGATATTCAGCTAGAAAATTATGGAGCAGTACAAAGGATTATTATTCAACTCGATCGCCCGACCTTTTGGCAAGTTAGTCAGGCAAAAAATCAAGCAGTGATTACCCTAGAAGGAAATGCCCAACAATCCCTTATCTCTAGGTTTCAACCCCAAACTATCAGCAACAGTAACCAAAATAACGATGAAGATGATCTAGGTAACTCCAATAATAACTTACCCACTCAGATCACTTCCTTAGAAAATAATGGAGTGATCAGTCGTTTAAAAATTAACCTTCCCACTGCCTACGGATTACAGATCAGCAGTGTGGATAATCCTCCCCGAATTATCATTGATTCTCGTCCCGACGCTATGGATGAAAAGCGCATTGTTTGGCAACCAGGGTTAATCTGGAATCAAAAATATATCCAGTTAGATCAAGATTGGTTTCCCGTGACTTGGTTAGAAATCGATCCCAGAAATCCTCAGATAACTATTAAACCAATCACCGCTAATTCCACCTCAATGCGCGGCACTAATCCCCTGATCACGATTAATAGCGAAAGTAATGCAGTAGCGATGATTAATGGCGGCTTTTTTAATCGTAATAATCAGTTACCTTTGGGGGCAATTCGTGTGGATGGCAAATGGTTATCCGGACCAATTTTAAACCGAGGAGCGATCGCATGGGATAATCGTGGTAAAATCAGGATCGATCGCCTCAGTTTAGAGGAAACTCTCATTACTGCCACCGGACAACGTTTTCCCCTAACCCAGTTAAATAGTGCCTTCCTAACAGCCGGCTGCAGTCGTTATACTCGTGATTGGGGAAGTAATTATCATCCCCTCACCGAGCGGGAAACCGGGTTAGTCGTCCAAGGCGATCGCGTGACGGAGAAATTAAATAATCTTTTCCCACAGGATAGTATAAAAATACCGGAAAACGGCTATTTAGTCATCTGCCGAAAGACAGATATTAGTTTAAATATTGGTGAAAGAGTCAACCTCGATAGCGTCACCCTACCGGGAGATTTTGCTAATTATCCCCAGATTTTAGGTGCAGGTCCCCTATTATTGCAGAATGGACGCATAGTTTTAGATGGAAATGCCGAAAAATTTAGTCCTGCATTCCAAAATCAACAAGCTTCCCGCAGTGCGATCGCAGTCAGCCGAGAAGGAAAAATTTTGCTAGTGGCTATCCATAATCGCGTCGGGGGACGGGGGGCAACTTTAGGCGAATTAGCCCGAATTTTGCTGTTAATGGCGGCAAAGGACGGTTTAAACCTAGATGGGGGTAGTTCCACTGGGATAGCCTTGGCGGGTTATCTACTCGATCGCTCTGCCGTTACCGCCGCAAAAGTCCATAATGGAATAGGGATATTTTTGTCCCCGTCTCCTTGA
- the rpsT gene encoding 30S ribosomal protein S20, whose protein sequence is MANTKSALKRVQISERNRLRNKAYKSAVRTLIKKCLVAVSAYGANPSPEGLESAQQALSEAYSKIDKAVKRNVLHRNNGARKKAGLAKALQKVSQAS, encoded by the coding sequence GTGGCTAATACAAAGTCTGCACTCAAACGAGTCCAAATCTCCGAAAGAAATCGTCTCCGCAACAAAGCGTACAAGTCAGCCGTAAGAACCCTGATCAAAAAATGTCTTGTCGCTGTCTCGGCCTACGGAGCCAACCCCAGCCCAGAAGGGCTAGAAAGCGCCCAACAAGCTCTATCGGAAGCTTACAGTAAAATCGATAAAGCCGTCAAGCGCAACGTCCTGCACCGGAACAACGGCGCTAGAAAAAAAGCCGGTTTAGCCAAAGCTTTGCAAAAAGTTAGCCAAGCTTCCTAA
- the psb28 gene encoding photosystem II reaction center protein Psb28: MAEIQFSKGLKEPVVPDIRLSRTKTGEKGSAEFYFKQPTILGDQQTEEITGMYLIDEEGEIVTTKVKGKFINGKPMAIEATVIFNSPAEWDRFMRFMERYGSENGLEFTKSS; the protein is encoded by the coding sequence ATGGCAGAAATTCAGTTTTCCAAGGGGTTAAAAGAACCTGTTGTTCCCGATATCCGCTTAAGTCGCACTAAAACGGGAGAGAAGGGATCGGCAGAATTTTATTTTAAGCAACCGACTATCCTCGGAGATCAACAAACCGAGGAAATCACGGGGATGTATCTCATCGATGAGGAAGGGGAAATCGTCACCACGAAAGTAAAAGGCAAATTTATCAACGGTAAACCCATGGCGATCGAAGCTACGGTTATTTTCAATTCTCCCGCAGAGTGGGATCGTTTTATGCGTTTTATGGAACGTTACGGTAGCGAAAACGGTCTAGAATTTACTAAATCTTCCTGA
- a CDS encoding FKBP-type peptidyl-prolyl cis-trans isomerase, whose protein sequence is MKSMREILLSFAIIAVCGLFLIVASLFGGGEKTNAIAAETNPPAITQTINKEIISMDLDQAVTTDSGLKYIDIVEGTGETPQKGQKVTVHYTGTLTDGKKFDSSKDRNQPFTFTIGVGQVIKGWDEGVASMKVGGQRTLIIPPELGYGARGAGGVIPANATLLFDVELLAVK, encoded by the coding sequence ATGAAATCAATGCGCGAAATCTTGCTCAGTTTTGCTATTATTGCGGTTTGTGGCTTATTTTTAATCGTTGCTTCCCTCTTTGGTGGAGGGGAAAAAACCAATGCGATCGCCGCAGAAACCAATCCACCCGCTATCACTCAAACTATTAATAAGGAAATCATCTCCATGGATTTAGATCAAGCAGTCACCACCGATTCGGGACTAAAATACATCGATATCGTGGAAGGAACCGGAGAAACTCCCCAAAAAGGTCAAAAAGTGACTGTTCACTATACGGGAACCCTGACAGACGGCAAAAAATTCGATAGTTCCAAGGATCGCAATCAACCTTTTACCTTTACCATTGGAGTTGGTCAAGTGATCAAAGGATGGGATGAGGGAGTCGCATCGATGAAAGTCGGTGGGCAGCGTACCTTAATTATCCCCCCAGAATTGGGTTATGGTGCGCGGGGTGCCGGTGGGGTAATTCCTGCCAACGCGACTTTACTTTTCGATGTGGAATTGTTGGCAGTTAAATAG
- a CDS encoding 2-isopropylmalate synthase: MNTSPDRVIIFDTTLRDGEQSPGAALNVDEKLTIARALARLGVDVIEAGFPHASPGDFDAVQKIAASVGSEADSPIICGLARTTQKDIKSAADALRPAAKPRIHTFLATSDIHLQYKLKKTRQEVLEIVPEMVAYAKSFVDDVEFSPEDAGRSDPDFLYQVLERAIAAGATTVNIPDTVGYTTPSEFGALIRGIKENVPNIDQAIISVHGHDDLGLAVANFLEAVKNGARQLECTINGIGERAGNASLEELVMALHVRRSYFNPFLGRPAESTEPLTKINTKEIYRTSRLVSNLTGMIVQPNKAIVGANAFAHESGIHQDGVLKHKLTYEIMDAESIGLTHNQIVLGKLSGRNAFRSRLQELGFELSETELNNAFIQFKEMADRKKEITDRDLEAIVNDEIDTVPDHFRLELVQVSCGNSARPTATVTIRTPDGSELSDAAIGTGPVDALCKAIDRVVKIPNELISFSVREVTEGIDALGEVTIRLRYEGRTYSAHAADTDIIVASARAYVSALNRLHVALQQKEKTPEMLQV; encoded by the coding sequence ATGAATACCAGTCCAGATCGTGTGATTATCTTCGATACCACCCTTCGAGATGGGGAACAGTCCCCGGGTGCCGCTTTAAATGTGGATGAGAAGCTAACCATAGCGCGCGCACTGGCAAGACTGGGAGTTGATGTCATTGAAGCGGGTTTTCCCCACGCTAGTCCGGGGGACTTTGATGCGGTGCAGAAAATTGCCGCCAGCGTCGGCAGCGAAGCTGATAGCCCGATTATTTGCGGATTAGCCCGCACTACTCAAAAAGATATCAAATCAGCAGCCGATGCGCTCAGACCCGCCGCCAAGCCCAGAATTCACACCTTCCTAGCCACATCTGATATCCACCTCCAATACAAACTTAAGAAGACTCGTCAGGAAGTTCTTGAGATTGTGCCGGAAATGGTGGCCTATGCCAAATCCTTCGTTGATGATGTGGAATTTTCCCCCGAAGATGCCGGCCGCAGCGATCCGGACTTCCTCTATCAAGTCCTCGAAAGAGCGATCGCCGCAGGAGCCACCACCGTTAACATTCCCGATACCGTCGGTTACACCACCCCCAGCGAATTTGGGGCTTTAATCCGGGGAATTAAGGAAAATGTCCCCAATATCGACCAAGCGATTATCTCCGTCCATGGTCACGATGATTTAGGGTTAGCGGTGGCTAATTTCCTCGAAGCAGTTAAAAATGGCGCTCGACAGTTGGAATGTACCATTAACGGTATCGGTGAGCGTGCCGGTAATGCTTCCCTAGAAGAGTTGGTGATGGCCCTTCATGTGCGGCGCTCCTATTTTAATCCTTTCCTTGGTCGTCCAGCAGAGTCCACGGAACCTTTAACCAAGATCAACACCAAGGAAATCTATCGCACTTCTCGCCTAGTTTCTAATCTTACCGGCATGATCGTGCAACCGAATAAGGCGATCGTCGGTGCTAACGCTTTCGCACACGAGTCGGGAATCCATCAGGACGGGGTGTTAAAACATAAACTCACCTATGAGATTATGGATGCAGAATCGATCGGTTTAACCCATAATCAGATCGTTCTCGGTAAACTCTCTGGCCGCAACGCTTTTCGCTCTCGGTTACAGGAATTGGGTTTTGAACTTTCGGAAACGGAACTTAATAACGCTTTTATCCAGTTTAAGGAAATGGCTGATCGCAAAAAGGAAATCACCGATCGCGATCTGGAAGCGATTGTTAACGATGAAATCGATACGGTTCCCGATCACTTCCGCCTTGAATTAGTACAAGTGTCCTGCGGAAATAGCGCCCGGCCCACGGCCACGGTAACGATTCGCACTCCTGACGGTAGCGAGTTATCCGATGCGGCCATTGGGACAGGTCCGGTGGATGCTCTCTGCAAAGCGATCGATCGAGTGGTGAAGATTCCTAACGAATTAATCTCTTTCTCGGTGCGAGAAGTTACCGAGGGAATCGATGCTTTAGGAGAAGTGACCATCCGTCTCCGTTACGAAGGACGCACCTACTCCGCTCACGCGGCCGATACCGATATTATTGTCGCCTCCGCTCGCGCCTACGTCAGTGCCTTAAACCGTCTCCACGTCGCACTGCAGCAGAAGGAAAAAACCCCAGAAATGCTACAAGTCTAG
- the rpoD gene encoding RNA polymerase sigma factor RpoD produces MMQAHDVLTLTEPPLDLDLIDLDEDFDDEDIELELEEVSDSNDGKKTRRLASARRRDAARKKPYTEDSIRIYLQEIGRIRLLRAEEEIELARKIADLLKLERIREDFCLYSDAEWGKQVFLFERIEKIIAEKSEKEPKLSDIKAYLGKTELMAPLVEEWLAKSKEYLSAFKRRLYHGRRAKEKMVQSNLRLVVSIAKKYMNRGLSFQDLIQEGSLGLIRAAEKFDHEKGYKFSTYATWWIRQAITRAIADQSRTIRLPVHLYETISRIKKTTKILSQEMRRKPTEEEIATKMEMTIEKLRFIAKSAQLPISLETPIGKEEDSRLGDFIEADGETPEDEVSKNLLREDLENVLDTLSPRERDVLRLRYGLDDGRMKTLEEIGQIFNVTRERIRQIEAKALRKLRHPNRNSILKEYIR; encoded by the coding sequence ATGATGCAGGCCCACGATGTACTAACCCTTACCGAGCCGCCATTGGATTTAGATTTGATTGACCTAGACGAAGACTTCGATGATGAGGATATCGAGTTAGAGCTAGAAGAAGTCAGCGATAGCAACGATGGCAAAAAAACCCGCCGCCTTGCCAGCGCTCGTCGTCGCGACGCCGCTAGAAAAAAACCCTATACAGAAGATTCGATTCGGATTTATCTGCAAGAGATCGGCAGGATTCGGTTATTGAGAGCGGAGGAGGAGATCGAATTAGCGAGAAAAATCGCCGATCTACTGAAATTAGAACGCATTCGCGAAGATTTTTGCCTCTATAGCGATGCTGAATGGGGAAAACAGGTTTTCTTGTTCGAGCGCATCGAAAAAATTATCGCCGAAAAATCGGAAAAAGAACCGAAATTATCGGATATTAAGGCTTATTTAGGTAAGACGGAGCTAATGGCTCCCCTGGTGGAAGAATGGCTGGCGAAATCAAAGGAATACTTATCGGCCTTTAAGCGTCGATTGTACCATGGTCGTCGCGCTAAGGAAAAAATGGTACAATCGAACCTGCGTTTAGTGGTTTCCATCGCCAAGAAATACATGAACCGCGGTCTTTCCTTCCAAGATTTAATTCAAGAAGGTTCTCTCGGTTTGATCCGCGCCGCCGAAAAATTCGACCACGAAAAGGGTTATAAATTCTCCACCTATGCCACTTGGTGGATTCGTCAAGCCATCACCCGGGCGATCGCCGATCAATCCCGCACCATTAGACTTCCCGTCCACCTCTACGAAACCATCTCCCGGATCAAAAAAACCACCAAGATTCTTTCTCAGGAAATGCGTCGCAAACCCACCGAGGAAGAAATCGCCACCAAGATGGAGATGACCATTGAAAAACTGCGTTTTATTGCTAAATCTGCCCAATTACCTATTTCTCTAGAGACTCCCATCGGTAAAGAAGAAGATTCCCGTTTAGGAGACTTTATCGAAGCGGATGGGGAAACCCCAGAAGATGAAGTTTCTAAAAATTTATTACGCGAGGATTTAGAAAACGTCCTCGATACCCTTAGTCCTCGCGAACGCGATGTGCTGCGTCTGCGCTACGGTTTAGATGACGGCCGGATGAAAACACTCGAAGAAATCGGCCAGATTTTCAACGTCACTCGCGAGCGCATTCGTCAAATAGAAGCCAAGGCCCTGCGGAAACTGCGTCACCCCAACCGTAATAGTATCCTCAAAGAGTACATTCGTTAA
- a CDS encoding phasin family protein: MDNSDWIKQLLLMGIGTTSMVAEKIKEVSDELVKDGKINSDQAKNFVDDLMTQMKSEQGSFENNLERYVRNILQDLGVPRQSEMDELRGRIDRLERQVRDLENKLWR; the protein is encoded by the coding sequence ATGGATAATAGCGACTGGATTAAACAATTGCTGCTGATGGGTATTGGCACTACTTCCATGGTGGCAGAAAAGATCAAAGAAGTGAGCGACGAATTAGTAAAAGACGGTAAAATCAATTCCGATCAGGCTAAAAACTTTGTCGATGATCTGATGACACAGATGAAGTCCGAACAAGGGAGCTTCGAGAATAACTTAGAACGCTATGTCCGCAATATCTTGCAGGATTTAGGGGTTCCCCGACAATCGGAAATGGACGAACTGCGGGGAAGGATTGATAGATTAGAACGGCAGGTGAGAGACTTAGAGAATAAACTCTGGCGTTAG
- a CDS encoding FAD-dependent oxidoreductase → MSLVASLLDRVSPQNLQQLRASDRAWQALRLENPVIPAVINQSQESLGETDFDLVIAGGTLGIFIGAALQTRGWRVALLERGILRGREQEWNISRLELSSFLELDLLTEAELNQAIATEYNPARVGFYQGYELWVRDILNIGVDPVYLLETLKTKFLEAGGKLLENSGFSGAIIHPDGVMVKTGEVTLKTRLLIDAMGHFSAIAKQARKGEKPDGVCLVVGSCGQGFPSNETGDLIYSFTPILHQCQYFWEAFPARDGRTTYLFTYLDTHPDRFSLEFLMEEYLRLLPEYQKVDLEAVKFQRFLAGFFPAYRQSPLKMPWSRILAVGDSSGSQSPVSFGGFGAMVRHLKRLTFAIEEALQIDALNREDLALLQPYQPNISVTWLFQKTMSVQIYANPNPNQINDLMSGVFRVMDKLGDEVLKPFLQDVVQFSSLSKTLPLVNPQLVLPMIPQVGISPFIDWTGHYLNLALYSGLYPLAATLKPVLEKLPDKQKYLYHRYLDSWKYGSGGDFISKQ, encoded by the coding sequence ATGTCTTTAGTTGCATCTTTACTCGATCGAGTATCTCCTCAGAATTTACAACAATTGCGAGCCAGCGATCGAGCTTGGCAAGCTTTGCGTTTAGAAAATCCAGTTATTCCTGCGGTAATTAATCAAAGTCAAGAATCTTTAGGAGAGACGGATTTTGATCTAGTTATTGCGGGGGGAACTTTGGGAATTTTCATCGGGGCTGCTTTGCAAACTAGGGGCTGGCGTGTGGCATTATTAGAAAGAGGTATTCTGCGCGGTCGTGAGCAGGAGTGGAATATTTCCCGTTTAGAATTAAGCAGTTTTTTAGAGTTAGATTTATTGACCGAAGCTGAATTAAATCAAGCGATAGCGACGGAATATAATCCTGCTAGGGTGGGATTTTATCAAGGTTATGAGCTTTGGGTCAGAGATATTTTAAATATCGGTGTTGATCCGGTTTATTTGCTAGAGACTTTAAAAACTAAGTTTTTAGAAGCGGGAGGAAAGTTATTAGAAAATTCGGGGTTTAGTGGGGCGATTATTCATCCCGATGGAGTAATGGTTAAAACGGGAGAAGTGACTTTAAAAACCCGTTTATTAATCGATGCCATGGGTCATTTTTCAGCAATTGCAAAACAGGCAAGAAAAGGAGAAAAACCCGATGGAGTTTGTTTAGTGGTGGGTAGTTGCGGTCAGGGGTTTCCCAGTAATGAAACTGGTGATTTGATTTATTCTTTTACCCCAATCTTGCACCAATGTCAATACTTTTGGGAAGCATTTCCCGCTAGGGATGGTCGGACAACTTATTTATTTACTTATCTCGATACCCATCCCGATCGCTTTAGTTTAGAATTTTTGATGGAGGAGTATTTAAGATTACTGCCGGAGTATCAAAAGGTGGATTTAGAAGCGGTAAAATTTCAGCGTTTTCTAGCGGGTTTTTTCCCTGCCTATCGTCAAAGTCCTTTAAAGATGCCTTGGTCAAGAATTCTGGCAGTGGGAGATAGTAGTGGTAGTCAATCTCCGGTAAGTTTTGGTGGTTTTGGGGCAATGGTCAGGCATTTAAAAAGGCTAACTTTCGCCATCGAGGAAGCTTTACAAATCGATGCTTTAAACCGAGAAGATTTAGCCCTTTTACAACCATATCAACCTAATATATCGGTAACGTGGCTATTTCAAAAAACCATGAGTGTCCAGATATATGCTAACCCTAATCCCAATCAAATTAATGACTTAATGAGTGGAGTTTTTCGGGTAATGGACAAGTTGGGAGATGAGGTATTAAAACCATTTTTACAGGATGTGGTGCAGTTTTCTTCCCTCTCAAAAACTTTGCCTTTGGTTAATCCTCAATTAGTTTTACCGATGATTCCGCAAGTGGGTATCAGTCCTTTTATCGATTGGACGGGACATTATTTGAATTTAGCTTTGTATAGTGGTTTATATCCCTTGGCAGCCACCTTAAAACCTGTTTTAGAAAAGTTACCCGACAAGCAAAAATATCTTTACCATCGTTATTTAGACAGTTGGAAATATGGCTCCGGGGGAGATTTTATCAGTAAACAGTAA
- a CDS encoding helicase C-terminal domain-containing protein, which produces MVLLEAAVHSSLRAFLREQGRFYWSHHLTMGRLVARALRLKRSSLIQTGTTLIRYCLSYLTPALLADTPVLIVAPESEVNLLLEVEIPHLQAWLQTQRDILKSDRFPANFTGLLLTTPQQWLEDKLDNLGHFPQNIPTIIDRAEDLETCLVDYLTVTITPEQWFALGSAYPQHREVIDLIKAQLSQSILGHPINPYNCYLIDAKEKEYIIALLQRLDQDLATDSAWQLLAAKIPEHNYLLWTSVDRDREEFTLKISPLEVASFFKPIWQQQPFVLIGSFLDSEKSANLYRQNQGIGEILTLKFAADRESEYIHLYLPDRISAPNTPEFQPMLLKQVRELVSANHTSEQPIVILIEDVPLKAQIATQMAADYGSRVQVEKTEINNNTILVCGWQFWQTHQEKFPTPSLLIIATLPLPSPENPLVAGKIAYYKRQHLDWFRAYLLPTAVREIQKSVQSLRECQGCVAVLDNRVNARSYGRQILSALEPYAKVNYLDQQFFQDKD; this is translated from the coding sequence ATGGTTTTATTAGAAGCAGCGGTTCATTCTTCCCTACGCGCTTTTTTACGGGAACAAGGGCGCTTTTACTGGTCTCATCATCTCACTATGGGGCGACTGGTGGCTAGAGCTTTACGCCTAAAACGTTCCTCTCTCATACAAACTGGAACTACTCTCATCCGTTATTGTCTCAGTTATCTCACCCCAGCTCTTTTAGCTGATACACCCGTTCTAATTGTTGCCCCGGAGTCAGAAGTAAACCTACTGTTAGAAGTGGAAATCCCCCATCTGCAAGCATGGTTACAAACTCAGCGAGATATCCTCAAAAGTGATCGCTTTCCCGCTAATTTTACCGGTTTACTCCTCACCACACCCCAACAATGGTTAGAGGATAAATTGGACAATCTCGGTCATTTTCCCCAGAATATCCCCACGATAATCGATCGAGCCGAAGATTTAGAAACTTGTCTAGTAGATTATCTCACCGTCACCATTACTCCCGAACAGTGGTTCGCTTTAGGGTCAGCATATCCCCAGCATAGAGAGGTTATAGACTTAATTAAAGCACAACTTAGCCAAAGTATTCTTGGTCATCCAATTAATCCCTATAATTGCTATCTTATCGATGCCAAAGAAAAAGAATATATAATTGCTCTCCTGCAACGCTTGGATCAAGACTTAGCCACTGATTCTGCTTGGCAACTTTTAGCGGCAAAAATCCCCGAGCATAATTATCTCCTCTGGACATCAGTAGATCGAGATCGAGAAGAATTTACCCTAAAAATCAGTCCTTTGGAGGTGGCTAGTTTTTTCAAACCGATTTGGCAGCAGCAACCCTTTGTTTTAATCGGCAGTTTTTTAGATAGCGAAAAATCAGCTAATTTATACCGTCAAAATCAGGGTATCGGAGAAATTTTAACTCTAAAGTTTGCAGCTGATCGCGAAAGTGAATATATTCATTTATATCTACCCGATCGCATCAGCGCCCCCAACACACCCGAATTTCAACCGATGTTATTAAAGCAAGTGCGAGAATTAGTTAGCGCTAATCATACCAGTGAACAACCGATCGTGATCCTGATTGAAGATGTTCCCCTCAAGGCACAAATTGCCACCCAAATGGCAGCCGATTACGGTTCGCGAGTGCAAGTGGAAAAAACTGAGATTAATAATAATACTATTCTGGTTTGTGGTTGGCAATTCTGGCAAACCCATCAAGAAAAATTTCCGACTCCCAGTTTATTAATTATCGCTACTTTACCCTTACCATCCCCCGAAAATCCTCTCGTTGCTGGCAAAATTGCTTACTACAAACGACAACATCTCGACTGGTTTCGTGCCTATCTTTTACCCACAGCAGTGAGGGAAATTCAGAAATCTGTCCAGTCTCTCCGGGAGTGTCAAGGTTGTGTGGCTGTCCTCGATAATCGTGTCAATGCCCGCAGTTATGGCAGACAAATTCTCTCCGCTTTAGAACCCTATGCTAAAGTTAATTATCTCGATCAACAATTTTTTCAAGATAAAGATTAA